The following are encoded in a window of Kitasatospora sp. NBC_01250 genomic DNA:
- a CDS encoding AraC family transcriptional regulator: protein MDVLSDAITVMRTGRPHSGLTDKLAPWGMRFPPAPGAGFHIVLRGSCWLLPPGDAPPVRLGVGDVVLLPSGRGFALADSLETGLIDVVITDGGLLPAQRDATLLTGSPGGEVTTMLCGAYQLNQARPHPLLAALPEVVHLPARVGHHPALRSLIDLLGAELTERRLGSDAATPALLDTLLLYILRAFFEETACAATGGWAAALGDPVVTTALSEIHADPAHPWTVEELGARAGLSRAAFARRFTTLVGQPPLGYLTWWRMTTAGRLLRESDAPLHRIAQQVGYLSEFAFAKAFKREYGLSPGRYRDQRRAGRSDGQQDGQHDGQCSGPALAADG, encoded by the coding sequence ATGGACGTGCTCAGCGACGCGATCACCGTGATGCGCACCGGCCGCCCGCACTCGGGGCTCACCGACAAGCTCGCCCCCTGGGGCATGCGCTTCCCGCCCGCCCCGGGCGCCGGCTTCCACATCGTGCTGCGCGGCTCCTGCTGGCTGCTCCCACCCGGGGACGCGCCGCCGGTCCGGCTCGGCGTCGGCGACGTGGTGCTGCTGCCGAGCGGCCGCGGGTTCGCTTTGGCGGACTCGCTGGAGACCGGCCTGATCGACGTGGTCATCACCGACGGCGGCCTGCTGCCGGCCCAGCGCGACGCCACCCTCCTCACCGGATCGCCCGGCGGCGAGGTCACCACGATGCTCTGCGGCGCCTACCAGCTCAACCAGGCCCGCCCGCACCCGCTGCTGGCCGCGCTGCCCGAGGTGGTCCACCTGCCGGCGCGGGTCGGCCACCACCCGGCCCTGCGCTCCCTGATCGACCTGCTCGGTGCCGAGCTGACCGAGCGCCGGCTCGGCTCGGACGCGGCGACGCCCGCGCTGCTCGACACGCTGCTGCTCTACATCCTGCGCGCCTTCTTCGAGGAGACCGCCTGTGCGGCCACCGGCGGCTGGGCCGCCGCGCTCGGCGACCCGGTGGTCACCACCGCGCTGAGCGAGATCCACGCCGACCCGGCCCACCCGTGGACCGTCGAGGAACTCGGCGCCCGGGCCGGCCTGTCCCGCGCCGCCTTCGCCCGCCGCTTCACCACTCTGGTCGGCCAGCCCCCGCTCGGCTACCTCACCTGGTGGCGGATGACCACCGCGGGCCGCCTGCTGCGCGAATCCGACGCCCCGCTCCACCGCATCGCCCAACAGGTCGGCTACCTCAGCGAGTTCGCCTTCGCCAAAGCCTTCAAGCGCGAGTACGGCCTCTCCCCCGGCCGCTACCGCGACCAACGGCGCGCCGGCCGGTCCGACGGGCAGCAGGACGGACAGCACGACGGGCAGTGCAGCGGTCCGGCACTGGCGGCCGACGGTTAG